A single region of the Silene latifolia isolate original U9 population chromosome 8, ASM4854445v1, whole genome shotgun sequence genome encodes:
- the LOC141595098 gene encoding uncharacterized protein LOC141595098 translates to MYVMFIYGEARFEYQQNLWNRITSLVLDLTPLLIIGDFNQVELFSDKLGGTTFIRGQRDFTVWKINNGLMDVPFFGPWFTWMNSQHNIWETPFFDSSMFVLSRKLAMVRRSILQWVINHQISHGINWSDIETDMDLIAAQIIDEQSATSYLRLRTSRLQLFKVKQRATKHRILALRSADGVWLESPDSITCEIVNYFKGLLCRGNTYISTPLMVSEHPLLSGLDLPMLSPVECSLLQASFSEHDVLCALRGMDALKSPGPDGITPKFFQTFWPQIGDLVTSAILRFLNSGVMLKEWNNTTIVLIPKIDKPELVSQYRPISLCNFTYRLASKCMANRLKLVIPSIILDSQQAFVPDRLMSDGCVIAHEIMHYLNKTTKGTNCYSVLKLYMHKAFDRVSWQFLMSILERFGFPITWRNLIWECISMVTYSILINGEPSPSFYPSCGLRQGQMINLDKSFIKFSLNSPADFKSHMTSILRMKASSSFGAYLGVPVDLAKRKTTAFHGFLDKFTTRISSLSSLHLSQASKFVIINSIFLGSLVHILAAVPLPLSVSRKLDSLIAAFCPWVQGKSPNLRRNQTTNVPAISDLICDDGSWKPQLVFDLFEQSTAKDILAMEQPVLDSDDFLYWKYTEDGSYNIHSGYMYLLSKRSTPPPLHCSFPWKLVWLFLFSSKFPLFIWRLANNILPTKTILAHRGLRLDTLRPLCRCATEIPEHLFRSCDIIQHLWRSSMLGIRSLANPSTLCTVLIYVYLTYAKMVFCPDQTLYRKALLSKMLYNFFLHISLGLLSPLYCSCNIFFYCLFTSAPPAYAAATFGSVLIDHLLGDLSKAIFRSGFSTDSPNRCAKFLKWNSTFTSCTLQLVS, encoded by the exons ATGTATGTTATGTTTATATATGGAGAAGCACGGTTTGAGTATCAACAGAATCTATGGAATCGTATCACTTCTCTGGTTTTGGATCTCACTCCTTTGCTAATAATCggggatttcaatcaagttgaactGTTTTCTGATAAATTGGGAGGCACAACATTCATTCGTGGACAACGTGATTTCACTGTGTGGAAGATTAACAACGGCCTTATGGATGTCCCTTTCTTTGGTCCATGGTTTACTTGGATGAATAGTCAACACAATA TCTGGGAAACACCTTTCTTTGACTCATCGATGTTCGTGTTATCACGTAAACTAGCCATGGTTAGACGTTCCATTCTGCAATGGGTAATTAATCATCAAATTTCTCATGGGATTAACTGGTCAGATATTGAAACTGATATGGACTTAATTGCTGCTCAGATTATTGATGAACAATCGGCCACTTCTTATTTGCGTCTTCGCACATCTCGCCTTCAACTTTT CAAAGTGAAACAAAGAGCGACAAAACATCGTATCCTTGCTCTTCGCTCTGCCGATGGTGTATGGCTTGAATCCCCTGATTCTATTACATGCGAGATTGTCAACTATTTCAAAGGTTTGTTATGCCGCGGTAATACATATATCTCAACTCCTCTAATGGTTTCTGAGCATCCACTTCTTTCTGGTCTCGACCTACCCATGCTTAGTCCGGTTGAATGCTCCTTATTACAGGCGTCGTTCTCGGAACATGACGTTCTTTGTGCACTTCGTGGTATGGATGCATTGAAATCACCTGGCCCAGACGGTATTACTCCTAAATTTTTCCAAACCTTTTGGCCTCAAATTGGCGACCTTGTTACCTCGGCTATTCTACGTTTTCTAAATTCCGGTGTAATGCTCAAGGAATGGAATAATACTACTATAGTTCTTATACCTAAGATTGATAAACCGGAATTGGTTTCACAGTATCGCCCTATTAGCCTCTGCAATTTCACATACCGCTTGGCTTCCAAATGTATGGCTAACCGTCTGAAGTTGGTAATTCCTTCAATTATTTTGGACTCCCAACAAGCTTTTGTTCCTGATCGTCTCATGTCTGACGGCTGTGTTATTGCTCACGAGATAATGCATTATCTCAACAAAACTACGAAAGGCACGAATTGTTACTCAGTGCTTAAACTATATATGCATAAAGCCTTTGACCGGGTCTCATGGCAGTTTCTCATGTCGATTTTGGAACGTTTTGGTTTCCCCATCACCTGGCGTAATCTCATATGGGAATGTATTTCCATGGTTACTTATAGTATCTTGATCAATGGTGAACCTTCGCCTTCTTTTTATCCGTCTTGCGGGCTACGCCAAG GTCAAATGATTAATCTTGATAAATCCTTCATTAAGTTCAGTCTTAATTCGCCTGCTGATTTCAAATCCCATATGACTTCGATTCTTCGCATGAAGGCATCTTCTTCTTTTGGTGCTTATTTGGGTGTCCCGGTTGATCTCGCTAAGAGAAAGACGACTGCTTTTCACGGATTTCTTGACAAGTTCACTACTCGTATTTCATCGTTGTCATCTCTTCATCTGTCTCAGGCTAGCAAATTTGTCATTATCAATTCTATTTTCCTCGGTTCGCTGGTTCATATTCTGGCTGCTGTCCCTTTACCTCTTTCCGTTTCTCGCAAACTTGACTCCTTAATTGCGGCTTTCTG TCCATGGGTACAAGGTAAATCACCGAATTTGCGACGAAATCAAACTACTAACGTTCCGGCTATCTCTGACTTGATTTGTGATGATGGCTCCTGGAAACCACAACTTGTGTTTGATCTTTTCGAACAATCTACTGCTAAGGATATCTTAGCTATGGAGCAACCTGTTCTTGACTCTGACGACTTCCTTTATTGGAAGTATACTGAAGATGGAAGTTACAATATACATTCGGGATATATGTATCTTTTATCTAAGCGTTCGACACCGCCTCCATTACACTGCTCTTTTCCTTGGAAATTGGTTTGGCTTTTCCTTTTTTCAAGCAAGTTTCCTCTTTTTATATGGCGGCTTGCAAATAATATACTGCCGACTAAGACGATTCTAGCTCATCGAGGACTTCGCCTTGATACTTTGCGCCCGTTATGTCGCTGTGCTACTGAAATTCCTGAGCATTTATTCCGGTCCTGTGACATTATTCAGCACCTCTGGCGCTCTTCTATGCTTGGCATACGTTCTCTTGCAAACCCAAGT ACGCTCTGCACAGTTCTCATATACGTCTACCTTACTTACGCCAAGATGGTCTTCTGCCCAGATCAAACTCTTTACCGGAAG GCACTTCTTTCAAAGATGTTATACAACTTCTTTCTCCACATCTCTCTCGGGTTATTGTCACCGCTATATTGTTCGTGCAACATCTTCTTTTACTGCCTATTCACGAGCGCTCCTCCAGCTTATGCAGCAGCCACATTTGGATCTGTCCTCATCGATCACCTTTTGGGTGACCTCTCGAAAGCTATTTTCCGTTCTGGCTTCTCAACGGACAGTCCTAATAGATGTGCGAAGTTCCTTAAGTGGAATTCGACTTTTACTTCGTGTACATTGCAACTGGTCAGTTAG